A genome region from Brassica oleracea var. oleracea cultivar TO1000 chromosome C2, BOL, whole genome shotgun sequence includes the following:
- the LOC106326737 gene encoding transcription factor HY5-like: MQEQATSSLPSSSERSSSSNPHLEIKEGIESDEEIRRVPEFGGEATGKEASGSANGQDRTQIAVGEGQRKRGRTPAEKETKRLKRLLRNRVSAQQARERKKAYLGELETRVKDLENRNSELEERLSTLQNENQMLRQILKNTTGNKRGGGGGGGGSNADASL, from the exons ATGCAGGAGCAAGCGACAAGCTCTCTACCATCAAGCAGCGAGAGATCATCAAGCTCTAATCCGCATTTGGAGATCAAAGAAG GAATCGAAAGCGATGAGGAGATACGGCGAGTTCCGGAGTTCGGAGGAGAAGCCACCGGAAAAGAAGCCTCTGGATCGGCGAATGGTCAGGACAGGACACAGATAGCTGTCGGAGAAGGTCAGAGGAAGCGAGGGAGGACTCCGGCTGAGAAAGAGACCAAGCGGCTAAAGAG GTTGTTGAGGAACAGAGTGTCAGCACAGCAAGCAAGAGAGAGGAAGAAAGCGTACTTGGGTGAGTTGGAGACCAGAGTGAAAGACTTGGAGAACAGAAACTCTGAACTTGAAGAGAGACTCTCTACTTTGCAGAACGAGAACCAGATGCTTAGACAG ATTCTGAAGAACACAACAGGAAACAAGAGAGGAGGAGGAGGAGGAGGAGGTGGTTCTAACGCTGATGCAAGCCTTTGA